The Argentina anserina chromosome 5, drPotAnse1.1, whole genome shotgun sequence genome includes the window AGGGGGTGGCGTTAACAAATACATAGTTGTTTCCTTGAATTTATATGCTTTTCGTTGAACTGAATTGAtgcttgaaattttaaaaaactTTGATGCTTTTGCTTCTGTTGGTGAGTGTATGGAATAAGCAAATCCATATGGTTGATAGCTTGATTGCTTCTGTCTGTCCTCATAGACTGTATTGAAGTAAATAAAGCTGAACCATTTTTTTGCtgcaaatgaaatgaaatattAAGCCTTCTATTAGTAAGTTAAATTGCTTTGTATGAAATGAAAACGGGAAAAACAAGTGTTAGTCATGtgaatcttccttctttttGACCAATTACCATTTTGCAATCTACGCTACCAATGGCCTCCTCTTCATTTGCGCCATCCTCCTCAAAtcagtgcatttatgaagttTTCTTGAGCTTCCGGGGTGAAGATACGCGCAATAACTTCACGGGGCATCTCTACCAGGCCTTAAAGGATGCTGGCATCAATATTTTTATTGATGATAATGACCTAGAGAGGTGAACGATTATAAATGAGGAACTAGTGCGAGCAATCCAAGGCTCCAAAATCTCTGTCATTGTTTTTTCAAGAAGTTATGCGGATTCAAGTTGGTGTCTTGAGGAGCTAGTGAAGATCATGGAGTGTAGAACAACATTGGGGCAACGAGTCTTGCCGGTATTTTATGATGTTGATCGTTCAGATGTTCGGAAACAAAGTGGTATTTTTGGAGAGGCTTTTGATCAGAAACATGGAAAGAAAGATGAAGATATGGTGAAAAGGTGGAGAGCTGCCCTTACTGATGCTGCAGATTTGTCTGGTTGGGATCTTAGAACCAAAGCTGATGGGTAATATTTACTTGCTTATGTACATTAATTGCTATTAATAATCCCTAACTTACATTAGTATAATGTAGTTTGCTGGAGTAACATCTTTCCTTACTTGCTTTTTGCTCAACACTTGTgtactaaattttttttttactatcaAACAATATGACACTTTGGATCAAAGAAGTTTGCACAAATTTTTTCACAACCTTTTTATTTGAAGACATTAATTGATTGATTTTTGAATTCTAAGGTGCAATTTGTTAAACTCTTTAGGAGCAATAATTGTAATATAGTATTTGTAGTATTTATCAATTCAGATATGTTTGGGTGATGAGCCTCTACTTCTGTTGTGCTGACTTATTGTTGTTGGACTTATTGCTAGGCATGAAGTGAACTTTATATGGATGATTATTCAGGAGATCTCTAAATTTCTCAATAATTCAGACTTAAAGGTAACGGACAATGAGATTGGAATAGACTCTCGTATGCAAGatatcatttctcgtttagaTGTTGGAACACCACATAATGTTCGCattgaaaatttcattaaagCTTCAAGTTTCCTTGCCGATGTCAGGGAAACTATGCAAACAAAGGGTATGATGAGTTTGCAAGAAAGTCTTCTTTCTGATATCTCGAACACAAGCATGTCAAAGGTGGGTCACGTTGCCAGAGGGGTCAATGTGGTAAAAAATAGACTTAGATGCAGAATGGTATTCGTCGTAATTGATGATGTTGACCAGGTGGAACAATTGAAGGCATTAGCAATAGACCGCGACTCATTTGGTTTGGGAAGTAGAGTGCTTGTAACAACAAGAGACGAACATGTGCTAACGCAACTGGGTGTGGATTCTGTATATCAAGCTCGTGTGAtggatgaagaagaagctcTCAAACTGTTTACTTTGCACGCCTTCAAAACTCATTGTCCTAATGACGAATATCTTGAACTCTCTAGAAGGGTTGTTCATTGCTGTGGCGGTTTGCCATTGGCTCGTAAATTTCGTGGTTCTTTTATAATTGATAGAAGCACAAGCTTCTGGGAATGTGAAATCAATAAATTGCAAACAATTTCTCCCCAGGAAATTCAAGAAAggtttaaaattagttatcaTGGGCTAGAATATAAAGAGAGGGAGATATTCCTTGATATTTCGTGTTTCTTTATTGGCAGAATTTCGACCATGTCAAAGAAATGTTAGATAGTTGTGACCTTTCTCCAGAGATAGGAATTGAGGTCCTCATTCAACGTTGCCTTGTAATCGTTAATGAGGAAAATGATCAGTTGATGATGCATGATTTGCTTCGCGTCATGGGCAGATCAATTGTTCGTGGAAATTTCCCTGAGAACCTTGGAAAATGGAGTAGGGTGTGGCGCTTTGAGGATGCAGAAGAGGTGTTGAAGAATGAATCTCTGAGTACCATCCTAATTGTCTCACATGTACAGTCGATACCAAAACTTTTTCCCTATGTGATAGCGCTAAGCAGCCTACACTACCTAACTAGTCTACCCACTTCTCTCACTCAATTGTCTATTGCACAATTGAAACTATCTAACAAACGACAATGAGCATACAAGCAACACGCACACACACAACACAAGTGGTTACGGGAATCCGCTCACAACCTTTAACTCATTAAAGGATCAAGAAGATTACAAAGAGTGCTTTCAGCCTTGATCTACCCAAACTCAATCTGCCTAGCCACTCACTTAGTGCGCCTACACTAATCACTCAACCTAAGGGTACAATACGGATACAATGAGGCTTACATGCCCTATCTGCCTAGCTCTCTATTGTGTTTCCCTCACCCTTACAATTGTTCTCTCCTTTCTTGTGTTCTCACAGTCTCTCGATTGTGATTACATCTCTCGACACTTTCTCATTCGTTCTCTCGTTTCTTACCAATGACAACATTGGCCTAGGTTATGTTGCACTACAATTTTGCATGGCGGTTGACACCCCCAACCACCCTAGGGTTATGTGGCAACCTGCATGCTTGCCAGCAAACCTTATAACTCCCATGACACAGCCCACTGACTTTCCTACCTTGCATGAGTAACTGCTGGCCCTATCTTCAAGCTTGAGTCGCTACCTTGCATGAGTAACCACCCACTAACTTGGATAACTGCCCACTGCTTTGGTAACTGCCTTGGATAACTGCCCACTGCTTGGTAACTTCCTTGGCTGCTTGATAACCGCCCACTACATGCTTAGTAATTGCCCACTGCTTGTGAGCTGCTCAGTAACTGCCGTCGACCTGCATGCATGCTTGCTTGCTGCCTGTGCTTGCCTGCCACCGTACCCTTCCATGCGTGTTGCTGTCTTTCATCCACGCCTGTGATCAATGCTAGAGAGGCTAATCTCTAGCCTATAGGTCTGCCTGTTccgtgctagcgaggctaatatccaacCAACTACCTGCCCAGTGCTTGCCGAGATCTGCTGGCGAGACTAATCTCGCTGCTGTGTCAATCTACCCATTTTCttgctggcgaggctaatatccaacTTACAAGTCTGCTAGCGAAGCTAATCTGCCCGCATctgctagtgaggctaatctccAGCCCTTGCACTTGTCTCCGCATATGCCTTGCATGCTGGCGAGACTAATATGCCTGCATCTGTTGAGGCTAATAATTCCGCATCCTTTGCATTGCTTGGCACCTGACTCCGTGCTTGTAAGGCTCctgctagtgaggctaatgCTCAGCCAATCACTgtgctagtgaggctaataccTCCGCTACTGATTTATGTTGCTTCTTGCATGCATTTACTTACATGCGTGAGCCTCGTTGAGGCACGGCCCAAGGTTCATGCCATGCCCAGCCTATCAGGCTCTAAGGTTGTAACACTAATCTATCATTATGCTATTAAATGCATGTACTACAACAGTAGGATATGCATTGCTCGTTAAATTTGTGTGCTTGAACTCGTAAAGAAAAATTTCATAAGGTGTTGTGTTTGATCCTGATTACCTGATTGTATGACACCACACTTTCGTATGCAAAGTCTGTTCGATAGGTTTTCCTTTGACTACTTATATGCCATATAGCTGAGTCTTCTGATGTAAAAAGATGATGTGCGGTCAGATCTTGCAGGTTCTGATAATACCCGAAATATGCATGTAAATGCAGTCTGAGTTCTTTTTCTATATTATCTTAGTATTATGTTGTTGCATTTAACGAGGTCTAAAGCTTCATCACATAGAATCAAAAAATACTCGCTGGTTGgcacaatatatacatgtatactGTAACTCGATACTGTAAATCATGTACCTCTTGTACTTAAGCACTTTGTTCATTCATGGATCTTATGCGTATTGTTTCCATGAAACATATTTATCTTAATATGATTCATCTTTGATACAGGGATCTGATGAAATTCATGGACTCATTTTTAACGCTAGCCCTGAATTTGACCGGCGGCATGGCTGCTATAAACCAGGTGAGACAATAAGGACAAAAGCATTTGCGAAAATGAAGAGGTTGATATTTCTCATACTCAGCTATGTAGAGCTCACTGGAGGCTATATATCTCCCGAACAAGTTAAAGTACCTCCACTGCACTGAATGCTCTTTAAAGTTCATACCAAAAGACTTCAGTCTAGGagggaaacaaatttgtcgcTCACCTCTATTATGCGCATCTCATGTCCACCACCTTAAGTAAATGTCAAGTGTCTTTTATAATACTATAGTTATAAATTTGTTAAGAAAAATGATGCTTAACATTTACTTAGAGTGATGGGCATGATGTATGCGTAATAAGGGTGGACCACAAATTCGTACTAGTCTAGGAGAAGCAGTTTCTATCCATCTGCTAAGCAACCAACTCAGATACGTTTGGAAAGATTCTAAGGTATTATTTGCAATTGGACTACTAATTTGTTTCTTTGGTTTTGCTCGCAACATGATGTTctcttaatttcattttttgttttaaccTTGTCTAACAGGTCCTTGCCAAGTTGAAGATTCTTGATCTCAAAATGTCGGTTCACTTAAAAGAATCACCAGACTTTTCAACGATCCCAAATCTCGAGAAATTAGTCCTCAGATGCTGTTACAGCTTGTCAGAGGTTCACCACTCCATTGGAGTACTTGAAAGACTTTCTTTGGTTGATCTGGGAGACTGCATGTTACTTAAGGAGCTTCCGAGGAGTTTCTATAAGTCAAAATCTGCAGTAACTCTCATTCTTACTGGCTGTGAAATATTTGAGAAATTGGATGAGGACATAGGGGACATGACATCGTTGTCTACTCTGCAGGCAAATTACACATGCATAAAAGAATTGCCGTCTTCCATTGTCAGATTAAAGAATCTGCAAGATGTCTCTTTTAAATGTTCAACTGTGAAAGAGAACCGCGTATGTTTATATCTACGACTTCGTTCTTGTTTGGGAAGTACTCTAAAGAAGTGTACTCTACAAAGCCTGCCGAGCCTCAGTGGCCTCACCCAGCTTGTTGACCTAAGGTTGTCTGGTTGGAATCTTACGGATGAAATAATAAAGGTTATGGATCTTGGGAGTCTTTCTTCCTTAAAATCGTTAGATCTTGGTCAAAACAGTTTTAGTAGTCTTCCAAGCCTCTGCGGCCTTTCTAAGCTCGGCAATCTAGACTTGAGTTATTGTAGAAACCTTGTTGCAATCCCAGAATTACCAGCGAGTTTGGTGTAATATCACTGCTACTTTGAAAGAGAAAATCCTACAggtcactctctctctctctctctctctctctctctctctctctctctctctctcataatCTACTATTAATAAATGGTAGGGATGGAATTTCGTAGGATCTGGTGGCATATTTCTTCCTCCAAGTGACATTCCTGAAGGGTTCAATTGGGTCAATGAGGGTCGTAGAGTGCATTTTCAAGTGCCTGAAATTAGGGGAGTAACTTAATGCATTTTCAGTTGGCCTTGCAATATGTACAATGCTCTTTCAAATCCGGACTCACCAATGGGCAAGCTTTTCTCACAAATGCTACGGGTATTTGAAAGAGTAATTATTAGGTGTACCCACCACACTACGTGATATTATTATGTTTTTCAAATCCGGACCCACCAATGGGCAAGCTTTTCTCACAAATGCTACTGGTATTTGAAAGAGTAATTATTAGATGTACTCGCCACACCACGTAATATTATTATGTGGTGTACCTAGCCAATCATATTACatcatgatataattaacatgcatatggtgaaaatgacaaaaatttatttacatataaaacaaatcataATAAAAATTGACAAATAATATTAAGAATGTATGACACGTGGAAAATGTAGcggatatatataataatttcttatatCGGAAATGATATTGTAATAATAATCATTATTAATAGAACAAAATGGCTAGCAATTTTTTGAAATTGTGAATAGGAAGCAGCAGAGGCTAACAGCAAGATAGAAGGATATTAATAGCTAGGAACTTTTTACCTTAGTTTTCTGAGAATTTTTCAGTATATTTGATTCTCTTCTTGCGGGGGACTTTTCTGTCTCCATATGATCATCGACTTTCCGGTCCTCCTTCGATACCTCGACCTGCTCAGAGCCCACCGCCACCATCATTATCGCCATTGTGGTTTTACTTTCCCAGAACAGTCCCTCGCTCTTTCACCTAAAATATGATTGTGTTATAGCTTGTACACGATGACTATTTCAACCCCTGGCCGAGCTTGTTACTAATCCATGCAGAGGAAACCGGCCCGCGTACTCGCAGAAACCTCTTAAAACACATCATTTTGTATCACGATACTGATCTTCTATCCAATGCTACGATAGATTCTAGGCAACTATAGTAATCACATAAGCTGATAAAAAGCTCACAAAAGAACCACAATAAACGAAGCAAAAACGATAGAATCAAAGGACTCAATTGGAGACGAACCAAGTACGAACCGCTTCATTCAAAACCAATGATTCCATTAATATATGTTCAGTTATCTTGGTTCCTATCTAGCTACGTTGTACCATTGCTCTTGTCATCACAACAACACTAGCAGTACCATGATACGAAGAAGACGAAGTTGAAATCAAAgttattaataaaattttcatttcaacATTAATTCCtattaaaaattcaaaatcatcacTAATTATTCCTACCAAAGAAAGGAAACTAGAGTAATATTAGAAGATCAGCAGGcatatcaataaaatttcattctAACATTAATTCGCATACATTAGGTTATTCGCATCTACATGTACATAGCAATTTGCAAAGACGCTTGCACAATAGTTTGAGACTTGAGAGGGATGTACATCAATACATTATTTTTAGTATAGTGTTATTCTAAGGttatatttttagaataatgTTATTGTAAGGTTGTATTTTCAGGGGATCGGATTTGTCTTTCCATGGTGGTACCGGTGGTGGGTGAGGGAGGCTTCTCTCTAGCCTCTTGGTACACGGTGGTTCTATATCCCGGCGTTCGGAGGAGCAGGGTGCGGTGTTGGTGGCTTGGACGATAGCGCTGAAGGTCGGAGTCGGTTGCAGGCCCGTTTGGAGGTCCTTGACCCAAATTTGGGACCCAGGTCGTCATTGTAGCATGGCCGGAGTTGTGGGTCGGTGGAGGCGCTAGGTTCGGGTCTTGAGTTGACGACTCTCAGAGCTACGGGACAAGGTCGGTCGGTGGTCTAGTGGTGGCAGGAGGCTAGGTCGATGGGTTGGATCTCCTCGTGGCTTCGGGATGGATGGCCGGAGCTATGAGTTGTTGACCAGGCAGCCGGAGAAGCAGTGATTGGAGTGCGGCCGACGATGTGGTGACCAGTTAGGGGGTTGCATGAGTAATTCTTCTTGGGCCATTTCTCCTTGGACCGCCTTTTCTTGTGGGCTCATTTGTGTGGGGAGTCCTAAGTGCTGGAGTTGGTGGTTTGGTGCTGCTTGGGCTTGGGCACGTATTGTGCGTCATTTGTTCGCGGTTCAGATTTGGATCCGTATTTAGGATACTAGTAGTCGGATCTTGCGTCTGAAACAGCTGCTCATCTTGCTCTGGAATTGGTTCTGGTTCTTGATAGGTCGCTTGCTAACCCTTGAGCTGTCACTCTTGGTGTTTCTCGATCTTCTTGGTTACGGTTCTAGTTACGGTTCTAGTTACGGTTACTTGCCATTTTACACTGCTTTTGTGACATGTGCAGTGCAACGATGCCTTAGTGCATCAAGTTATCCGATTACTTTTACTCTTTGATGTGTTTGACATCTAGTTATGAGTTGTTTTTTCACAATTATCTTAGATGCGTTTGTGCATCTTGTTATCTTTTATTGTGTTTCGATGCTTGCATCGCCCCATGttttatcttttaatttcttaaatataattttttccttgttttaaaaaaaatgttgtaTTTTGAGAATAGTGTTGTAGTttcaaaatatgtgattttgtttaAATAATTATGGCCCTTTAATATTGTTTTCTTTGGGCAATGAGCTGTGAACACTAAAGTATATATTGTTGACCTTTTGTTTTTAGAAGAAGTATATATTGTTGACTTGAGAGAACTCTCTTCCCGGAAGCTCTTTTTCCTCTTTAATTCAATTGTCTCCTCCATCTACTATTCGATCCGCCATCctcttctcaaattcaagcTCCATTTTTCCTGCAGTTGAGTTGGGGATTCAGAATACAACTACATCAATAGTCAGGAATGTAAGTTTTTTTCTCTTTACGCAAATATGCTCCGCCGCTTTCCTTGCTTGTTGAATTGTTCATTTTTCTCCAATGTTCAACTTGAATCCATGTCGTCTGTAGTTTCTCTCCAATGTTGGGCACCTTTGATCTTACTATGTAGTTTCTCTCCAATGTTGGGCACCTTTGATCTTACTATGTAGTTTCTCTCGTAGGTAGATCAGATCAGATACAAATGTATATAATAAGCAACCCATATGATTGATTGCTCCTGCTACAACAGGATCCGTGTCTTCACTgtcaattttatatttttagatcATATGCTGATAGCCAACAGCTAGCATAATTTGTTAGTATAAATCTAAATCAAGGCCTTTTTGACTCTCACTAATGTTCTCCTTTGTTGTTGAAACGAAAACAATGCTTAAAACTTCAATAAACATAAATGATGGAAGTGCGTGCTGTCTTTTCTGAAAGCGCAGATGTATTCTTTTTCTGCCAATATAAGGATGTCCAATAGTAAGTCTCCTTAATTTGAAGAACAGtagaggaaaaaagaaaaagggcaGTCATTTCgtgaaaaattaaaatgccTACTCACTATGTACAAGTCTCTTGCGGTTCTTGTTTGCTACTTGTTTTTGTGTTTCATTAAGATCAGTCGTAAAGACTGGAGTGTGTCCCTGTGACTGAGCTTAGCGTTATGTAGCCCGCATTTATTTAACACGcaaaaggaaatgaaaaaaaaaaaaaaaactactgtTAGTCATCTGAGCATCCTGCCTTCTGACCAACTGCCATTTTGCAGTCGATGCTACCAATGGCTACCAGTGGGAAAAGGAAATCCGATGAAGCCTCCTCATCATCTGAGTCATCTTCCTCGCATAAATCCAATTATGATGTTTTCTTGAGCTTCAGGGGTGAAGACACGCGCAATAACTTCACTGGCCATCTCTACCTGGCCTTAAAGGAGGCTGGCATCAATGTTTTTATTGACGAAAATGAACTCAAGAAGGGAGAGCTTATACGTAAGGAATTGGTTCAAGCAATCCAAGGGTCCAAAATATCTgtcattatcttttcaagaagGTATGTGGATTCTAGTTGGTGTCTTGAGGAGCTCATGAAGATCATGGAGTGTAGAACAACTCTGGGGCAACGAGTCTTCCCTGTATTTTATGATGTTGATCCTTCAGATGTCCGGAAACAGAGTGGTAGTTTTGCAGAGGCTTTTGATCAGAAACATGGAAAGGAAGATGAAAATAAGGTGAAGAAGTGGAGAGCTGCCCTTACTGATGCTGCAGATTTGTCTGGATGGGATCTTAAAACCACAGCTAATGGGTAATATTTACTAACTGATCTACCTTAATTTCTATCTATTAACCTTAACTGATGTTAACAAAATGTAGTTTGCTGGAGTCACAGCTTTCATTACTTGGTTTGCTCAACCCTTATCCCATATCTGGAGCTTTTTACTATAGAAAAAGATGACACTTTAGATCAAGGAGTCAcacaatcatatgcacaaccTTTCTATTTGGAGAATTTGATTGATTGAATTCTGAGTTCTAAGTTGCGATTTTGTTATATTCTTTAGGAATGATAACTGTAAtcatattgaaaatttgaagtgTGTATCAATACAACATGAAAGAACGATGAGTGTCTACACCTGCTGTGCTGACGTATTGCTATTGCCAGGCATGAAGCGAACATTATACGGATGATAATTCAGGAGATCTCTAAAtgtcttaaaaataaagactTAACGGTGGCAGAGTATGAAATTGGACTCAACTCTCGTATGGAGGATGTTGTTTCTCTTTTAGGTGTTGGAACAACACGAGGTGTTCTCATTGTTGGAATTTGTGGTATGGGTGGAATCGGGAAAACAACTGTTGCAAAGGCTCTTTACAACAAATTTCGTCAACGCTTTGAAGCTTCAAGTTTCCTTGCCGATGTCAGGGAAACTATGCAAACAAAGGAGGGTATGGTTAGGTTGCAAGAAAGGCTTCTTTCTGATATCTCGAACACAATCATGTCAGAGGTAGGTAACGTTGACGAAGGGATCAATGTGATAAAAGATAGTCTCGAATGGAAAAGGGTATTTCTCGTAATTGATGATGTTGATCAAGTGGAGCAATTAAAGGCATTAGCAGTAGACCGTGGCTCGTTTGGCCGAGGAAGCAGAGTGCTTATAACGACAAGAGACGAACATTTGCTAAAGCAACTTGGTGTGGATTCAGTATATCAAGCTCAAGTGATGGACAGAGAAGAAGCTCTTAAACTCTTTACATTGCATGCCTTTAAAACTCATTGTCCTGATGATGAATGTCTTAAACTATCAAGAAGGGTTGTTCATTGCTGTGGAGGTTTGCCACTAGCTCTAAAAGTTCTTGGTTCTTTCCTAGTTGATAGAAACACAAGCTTCTGGGAATGTGCAATCAAGCAAATGCAAACACTTCCTACCCCGGAAATTCAAGAAAGGCTCAAAATTAGTTACAATGGGCTAAGATAtgatacagagagagagatattcCTTGACATatcatgtttttttattgGGAAGGAGGTTGACCGTGTCAAAGAAATATTGGATAGTTGTGACCTTTTCCCAGATTCTGGAATTGAGGTTCTCATTCAACGTTGCCTAATAACTGTTAATGAGGAAAACAAGCTGATGATGCATGATTTGCTTCGCGACATGGGTAGAGCAATTGTTCGTGGAAAGTTCTCAGGGCAACCTGGAAAATGGAGTAGAGTGTGGCGCTTTGAGGATGCAGAAGAGGTGTTGAGGAATGAATCTGTGAGTACCATCCTCGatcaaacatatttttagttaTATGCATATTTTATGGGAGTAGCATTAGCATCCCTCGTCAAATTAGAACTCCCCACATGTGTTTGAACTCATAAAATGAAAAGCTTCCGTATGTTATTGCGTTTAACTCTGATTCACTGGTTGTATTATTAAATGATTTCAAATACAAAACTTTCTATTTCTAAGTAAAATAGATGTTATGCATTATGAACCAACAGTTTCCGGTAA containing:
- the LOC126793781 gene encoding disease resistance protein RUN1-like, which encodes MLPMATSGKRKSDEASSSSESSSSHKSNYDVFLSFRGEDTRNNFTGHLYLALKEAGINVFIDENELKKGELIRKELVQAIQGSKISVIIFSRRYVDSSWCLEELMKIMECRTTLGQRVFPVFYDVDPSDVRKQSGSFAEAFDQKHGKEDENKVKKWRAALTDAADLSGWDLKTTANGHEANIIRMIIQEISKCLKNKDLTVAEYEIGLNSRMEDVVSLLGVGTTRGVLIVGICGMGGIGKTTVAKALYNKFRQRFEASSFLADVRETMQTKEGMVRLQERLLSDISNTIMSEVGNVDEGINVIKDSLEWKRVFLVIDDVDQVEQLKALAVDRGSFGRGSRVLITTRDEHLLKQLGVDSVYQAQVMDREEALKLFTLHAFKTHCPDDECLKLSRRVVHCCGGLPLALKVLGSFLVDRNTSFWECAIKQMQTLPTPEIQERLKISYNGLRYDTEREIFLDISCFFIGKEVDRVKEILDSCDLFPDSGIEVLIQRCLITVNEENKLMMHDLLRDMGRAIVRGKFSGQPGKWSRVWRFEDAEEVLRNESGCEEIQGFTVDRSHKYEKIPLRTEAFAKMKRLRFLKLRNLELTGGYKYLPNKLRCLDWTGFPLKFIPKEFSLGEAGAIYLQGSQLRYVWKDSRVLAKLKILDLSNSYSLNQSPDFSTIPNLEKLVLRCCYNLAAVHQSIGGLERLCLVDLENCKILEKLPRSFYKLKSVVTLVLDGCERFEKLDEDIGDMTSLSTLRVDFTAITELPSSIVRLENLHCLSLHRVNLSSSVPYKEMALRQLFRSMFATRATPGLYGNLILPPSIQGLSSIVDLSISHYIMTNVPNDLGSLYSLKRLHIGFSQLQSMPSLSGLSQLEELRLKHCYLTDEVIKVMDLESLFALKSLDLSRNRFRCLPSLHSLSKLVLLDLDNCRNLVAIPELPASLKTLRAFGCPLLPEFVLEVEVEELHETITRFYAQRFSDEPDYIYEDSSDSSDEFFECEDI